In Lotus japonicus ecotype B-129 chromosome 5, LjGifu_v1.2, one genomic interval encodes:
- the LOC130719447 gene encoding uncharacterized protein LOC130719447 has protein sequence MVRINNFNVRRVLLDQGSSADIIYDDAFEQLGLTDKDLMSYTDTLVGFSGEQVWVRGYLDLDTIFGIDENAKLLRVRYLVLQVVASYNVIIGRNTLNLICAVISTAHLAVKYPLICGKVGKIVVDQRRARECYNNFLSMYGKRGVSDGHRCHEIEILKGGQG, from the coding sequence ATGGTAAGGATCAATAACTTTAATGTGCGAAGAGTACTTTTGGACCAGGGAAGTTCTGCGGATATTATTTACGACGATGCGTTCGAGCAATTGGGACTAACAGATAAGGACCTGATGTCGTACACTGATACTCTGGTAGGTTTCTCGGGAGAACAGGTCTGGGTGCGTGGCTACCTAGATTTAGACACGATCTTTGGAATAGACGAGAACGCCAAGCTTTTGCGTGTAAGGTATTTGGTATTGCAGGTTGTGGCGTCATACAATGTTATCATCGGGCGGAACACGCTAAACCTTATCTGCGCAGTAATTTCAACGGCTCACCTAGCGGTGAAGTACCCACTAATCTGTGGTAAGGTGGGAAAGATCGTGGTAGATCAGCGGAGGGCGAGAGAATGCTATAATAATTTCCTTAGTATGTATGGAAAGAGGGGAGTTAGTGATGGACACAGATGCCACGAGATCGAGATTTTGAAAGGCGGTCAAGGTTAG